The Parambassis ranga chromosome 14, fParRan2.1, whole genome shotgun sequence genome includes a window with the following:
- the htr3b gene encoding 5-hydroxytryptamine receptor 3B: MSLILLALLLSAHLAECVPEKPKRSALNQLTRSLLRKYDCGVRPVHNWTSPTTVYIDLILQSVLDVDGKTQSVTASIWYRQIWTDEFLMWDPEEFDGINEISLSSDAIWIPDVIVSESVDEGKSPPIPYVYVNSSGSVKNYRPIQVVLACSLEMYAFPFDKQNCSLTFRSWLHSVQEIDLALWRSAEAIANDTREFMNDGEWELLSIPSHYWQIRHDNTDYAHIQFNVLIRRRPLLYVVGLLIPSIFLMLVDVISFYLPLNSGTRIAFKISILLGYTVFRVNLTDDLPATAVSTPLVGVFFAVCMAMLMLSLIKSILVVKLLHHGEKEVRQMSVSACLLDKYGSGGHGFNESALTSLKTLDHIISSGDFELEPSLEEDLLSLNEIQEAPTGLEWIFQELVSLRIAFSQEDSESSAQVEWLALCSKLDHYLFCLYVLVLAVYASTLLMLWASWSFA, translated from the exons ATGTCTCTCATTTTGCTGGCACTGTTGCTCTCAG ccCATCTGGCTGAATGTGTCCCGGAGAAGCCGAAGAGATCAGCTCTGAACCAGCTGACCAGGAGCCTCCTGAGGAAGTACGACTGTGGAGTACGACCTGTTCACAACTGGACCAGTCCTACCACGGTCTACATAGACCTCATACTACAGTCCGTCCTCGACGTG GATGGAAAGACTCAGAGTGTCACTGCCAGCATTTGGTACAGACAG ATCTGGACTGATGAGTTCCTCATGTGGGATCCAGAAGAGTTTGATGGCATTAATGAGATCTCGCTGTCATCTGATGCCATCTGGATACCTGATGTTATCGTTAGTGAATC CGTGGACGAAGGAAAGTCCCCCCCGATACCCTACGTTTACGTCAACTCCTCCGGCTCGGTGAAGAACTACCGGCCCATACAGGTGGTGCTGGCTTGCAGCCTGGAGATGTACGCCTTTCCATTTGACAAGCAGAACTGCAGCCTGACCTTCCGCAGCTGGCTTCACTCGG tGCAGGAAATAGACCTCGCCCTGTGGAGGAGTGCAGAAGCCATCGCTAACGATACGAGGGAGTTCATGAATGACGGAGAATGGGAGCTGCTGTCCATTCCTTCGCACTACTGGCAGATACGCCACGACAACACTGACTACGCTCACATCCAGTTCAAT GTGTTGATCCGCCGGCGCCCCCTGCTGTATGTGGTGGGTCTCCTCATCCCCAGCATCTTCCTTATGTTGGTAGATGTGATCAGCTTCTACCTGCCTCTGAACAGCGGCACTCGCATCGCATTTAAGATCAGCATACTGCTCGGCTACACCGTCTTCAGAGTCAACCTGACGGACGATCTGCCCGCTACCGCCGTCAGCACTCCTCTCGTTG GTGTGTTCTTCGCAGTGTGCATGGCCATGCTCATGCTGAGCCTCATCAAGTCAATCCTGGTGGTGAAGCTGCTTCACCATGGTGAGAAGGAGGTCAGGCAAATGTcagtgtctgcctgcctgcttgaCAAGTACGGCTCAGGTGGTCACGGCTTCAATGAGAGTGCTTTAACCTCCCTCAAAACCCTTGACCACATCATCTCGTCTGGAG ATTTCGAGCTTGAACCATCACTGGAGGAGGATCTTCTATCCCTGAACGAGATCCAGGAGGCTCCCACTGGACTGGAATGGATCTTCCAGGAGCTGGTTTCCCTCCGCATAGCTTTCTCTCAGGAAGACAGCGAGTCTTCAGCTCAGGTCGAGTGGCTGGCTCTTTGTTCCAAGCTCGACCACTATCTGTTCTGTCTTTATGTGCTGGTTCTGGCTGTGTATGCTAGCACTCTGCTGATGCTCTGGGCCAGCTGGAGCTTCGCCTGA
- the htr3a gene encoding 5-hydroxytryptamine receptor 3A — translation MRISPGWTALVSLLIYGASRACTVKKLGSNTGRFGNATLVRLSEFLSAGYKKGVRPVKDWRTSTIVAIDLMVYSILNVDEKNQVLTTYVWYRQSWTDEFLVWNPEDFDEVKQVSIPTANVWVPDILINEFVDVGKSPDIPYVYVTHNGLVRNYKPIQVVTACTLNIYNFPFDVQKCSLTFQSWLHTIDDINITLMRSPEELREDKSVFMNQGEWELLHILSNYKIFSVDNDDYYAEMKFHVVIRRRPLFYTVNLLLPSIFLMVMDIVGFYLPPDSGERVSFKITLLLGYSVFLIIVSDTLPATAIGTPLIGVYFVVCMALLVISLTETVLIVRLVHKQDLQSPVPHWVKYLVLERAPVLFCIHQKHRFCSRLSSQASDLEHYKDSNYGTAQCTIHHTCEIGQRHSQHDREGGLLGLHLPPSRDSTPPVMDNILQEVTAIRHFLEKRDRCREVAKEWLQVGYVLDVLLFRVYLVAMVAYSITLGTLWSVWQVA, via the exons ATGAGAATCTCACCGGGGTGGACAGCGCTGGTTTCCCTTCTGATTTATGGAGCATCAAGAGCCTGCACAG TGAAGAAACTGGGCTCCAACACTGGGAGATTCGGCAATGCCACCTTGGTGCGGCTCTCAGAGTTTCTGAGCGCAGGTTATAAGAAAGGAGTGAGGCCGGTGAAAGACTGGAGAACGTCCACTATAGTGGCGATAGACCTCATGGTTTACTCCATCCTCAACGTG GATGAAAAGAACCAGGTTTTGACAACATATGTGTGGTACAGACAG TCATGGACGGATGAATTCCTGGTGTGGAATCCAGAAGACTTCGATGAAGTCAAACAGGTTTCTATACCCACGGCTAATGTGTGGGTGCCTGACATCCTCATCAATGAGTT TGTAGACGTAGGGAAGTCTCCAGATATCCCTTATGTCTATGTGACACACAACGGTCTGGTGCGCAACTACAAGCCCATCCAGGTCGTCACAGCGTGCACGCTCAACATCTACAACTTCCCCTTTGATGTCCAGAAATGCAGCCTCACCTTCCAGAGCTGGCTTCATACCA TTGATGATATCAACATCACCCTAATGCGAAGCCCCGAGGAGCTCAGGGAGGACAAGAGCGTCTTCATGAACCAGGGAGAGTGGGAGCTGCTCCACATACTGTCCAACTACAAGATCTTCAGCGTGGACAATGACGACTACTATGCTGAGATGAAGTTCCAT GTGGTGATCCGGCGGCGGCCATTGTTCTACACTGTGAACCTGCTGCTGCCCAGCATCTTCCTGATGGTGATGGACATCGTGGGTTTCTACCTGCCGCCAGACAGCGGAGAGAGAGTTTCTTTCAAAATCACACTGCTGCTGGGCTACTCGGtcttcctcatcatcgtctCAGACACTCTGCCTGCCACCGCCATAGGAACCCCGCTCATAG GTGTGTACTTCGTGGTCTGCATGGCCCTCCTGGTAATCAGCCTGACAGAAACTGTACTGATCGTACGCCTAGTCCACAAGCAGGACCTGCAGTCCCCCGTGCCCCACTGGGTGAAGTACCTGGTGCTGGAAAGAGCTCCAGTCCTCTTCTGCATCCACCAAAAGCACCGCTTCTGTTCCAGACTGTCCTCTCAGGCCTCTGACCTGGAACACTACAAGGACAGCAACTATGGAACAG CCCAGTGCACCATCCACCACACCTGTGAGATAGGCCAGAGGCACAGTCAGCATGACAGAGAAGGCGGGCTGCTGGGGCTCCACCTGCCCCCCTCCAGGGACAGCACCCCACCGGTCATGGATAACATCCTGCAGGAGGTGACGGCGATACGCCACTTCCTGGAGAAGAGGGACAGGTGTCGGGAGGTGGCCAAGGAGTGGCTCCAGGTTGGATACGTGCTGGACGTGCTGCTCTTCAGAGTCTACTTAGTGGCCATGGTGGCCTACAGCATCACTCTGGGCACCTTGTGGTCCGTGTGGCAGGTCGCCTGA